One part of the Elusimicrobiaceae bacterium genome encodes these proteins:
- the mscL gene encoding large conductance mechanosensitive channel protein MscL: MKSMIGEFKKFIMRGNVIDMAVGIIIGGAFTKIVNSMVADILMPPLGLLLGKVDFSNWFVVIKDGANGAAHYATMAEAQAAGATTLNLGLFLNAVISFVIVAFCVFLLIKAINKLNAPKEEAPAPVTTKKCPYCCSEIALEATKCPHCTSELK; this comes from the coding sequence ATGAAAAGTATGATTGGTGAGTTTAAGAAATTCATCATGCGCGGAAACGTAATTGATATGGCTGTCGGTATCATTATCGGCGGTGCGTTCACAAAAATTGTGAACTCAATGGTAGCAGACATTTTAATGCCGCCATTAGGGTTACTGCTGGGAAAAGTAGATTTTTCCAACTGGTTCGTGGTAATCAAAGATGGCGCCAACGGGGCCGCTCATTATGCCACCATGGCAGAAGCGCAAGCCGCCGGTGCCACTACCTTAAATTTAGGTCTTTTCTTAAACGCAGTCATCAGTTTTGTGATTGTGGCATTCTGTGTGTTTTTGTTAATCAAAGCCATTAACAAACTCAATGCTCCCAAAGAAGAAGCTCCTGCTCCGGTAACGACCAAGAAATGTCCTTATTGCTGCAGCGAAATTGCTTTGGAAGCAACAAAATGTCCGCATTGTACTTCTGAATTGAAATAA
- a CDS encoding squalene/phytoene synthase family protein, giving the protein MDIMTDLNDLLKHTSRSLYLSARLLPRSVRDAFCVAYLLCRYADSIADTSLIEPAKRLTWIQQFPTLILQPQPQKVQTLIDDISSSASTMYEEKLLRHFIDCVAEFKKLDNWKKELILTVVQAVCAGMKIDLQTFPAENSGGVAAFQTQQELEHYCHLMGGAPGIFWSELLAHTVKLKSDTASFLKLGEQIGDALQIVNILRDLPRDLRIGRCYFPQADLQTASLSAQDLFAASSSSRFEPIKQKWIAWGREKLSAAHEYLASIPKTQPRHRAAVAWPVLWAADTLNKLEQEKNLLDTTVRVKIPRSRIYGTMLATPPVLFSNFLFSSWLRTKIPNEK; this is encoded by the coding sequence ATGGATATTATGACGGATCTAAACGACTTACTCAAACACACTTCCCGCAGTTTATATCTCAGTGCACGGTTATTGCCGCGCTCGGTGCGGGATGCGTTTTGTGTAGCTTATTTGTTGTGCCGTTACGCCGACAGTATCGCAGACACTTCTTTAATTGAACCGGCTAAACGCCTTACTTGGATACAACAATTTCCTACGCTTATTTTGCAACCGCAACCTCAAAAAGTACAAACGCTCATTGACGATATTTCTTCTTCAGCATCTACGATGTATGAAGAAAAATTACTGCGTCATTTTATAGACTGTGTTGCCGAATTTAAGAAATTAGACAACTGGAAAAAAGAACTTATCTTGACCGTAGTACAGGCCGTATGTGCGGGCATGAAAATTGACTTGCAAACATTTCCCGCCGAAAACTCAGGCGGCGTAGCCGCTTTCCAAACACAACAAGAATTGGAACACTACTGTCATTTAATGGGAGGCGCACCCGGAATATTTTGGAGTGAATTGTTGGCGCATACGGTTAAGCTAAAATCCGATACTGCTTCTTTCCTAAAACTGGGCGAACAAATCGGAGATGCTTTACAGATTGTAAACATTTTGCGAGATTTACCGCGCGATCTACGTATCGGACGTTGCTATTTTCCGCAAGCGGATTTACAAACCGCCTCGCTAAGCGCGCAAGATTTATTCGCCGCATCCAGTAGTTCCCGTTTTGAACCTATTAAACAAAAATGGATTGCCTGGGGGCGAGAAAAACTCTCCGCCGCTCACGAGTATTTGGCATCTATTCCCAAAACGCAACCCCGTCATCGGGCGGCCGTTGCATGGCCGGTATTGTGGGCGGCCGACACACTTAATAAATTAGAACAAGAAAAAAATTTATTAGACACAACCGTCCGCGTTAAAATCCCCCGTTCGCGTATATACGGCACCATGCTCGCCACCCCCCCTGTACTTTTTAGTAATTTTTTATTTTCAAGTTGGCTCCGGACTAAGATTCCCAACGAGAAATAA